The window CTCATTTCCTGCCATAAAAAAACTCACCAATTCATTAGAACTGTGTGGGTTATTAGGTTTGAAGCCCAGTTCTGTATAAAATTTCTGTGTACGGTCCAAGTTCGTTACAGCCAGATTGGCCCAGATCATTTTAGGTTTCATAGTATTTTATTTTTTGGTTAAGATAAAGGTATTGTGTTTTACAATCATAAAAGCTGTCATGTGGCAAGATTTACTATTTTTGAGATATAAATTCTTAAGACCTCTTTATTTAACATAATATAATCTGAAATAAGAGTTAAGAGACGGATGAGCGTATTATAAATAGAATCAAAAAAAATTGGGGAATACAAACGCTGTGTGTGTAAATAAAATTTTGTAGAAAACTGGTGAGGGTATTCGTTTGGGTTTTCTTTATGACGAAGACTTGGATGTAGATGGAATTGGAACCAGATCATAATAACCAGAAAATTTTTTATGATAGCTTACTGGAAATTTTTTTGACCATGAATGGATGTACAGAAAATATTTTTCAGAGATTGATTTTACAGCTTTTAAATTAGATATAAATGCTGAAGGACTTGCAGAGGAAACCCATACAGCAAATCGTCAATAAACGGAATTGAGAGGTGTTTCTGGTCCAGTTGATGATCATAAAAAAGTTCTGAAAAACCGTTACAGGATATTTGGCAGAGAAATATTGAAAATAACGGATTCTGAGCCGTTTAATACGCTACTTCAAATGGATTATAAAAATCCTATAATTTATATTATGTTAAATTGTGTATATTGTAAGATTTCATCCCAAAGGAAAAAACTCTTTTTTTAAGGCTTTACTGATGTCTTTACCTTCTTTCGTCCATAGATAAGGATAAAAACTGAACACTTGATCTCCTTTAAGCTTTGCTACATCACTTTTCCAATTTGTCCACCTGTAATCTTTGTAAAATTCATTAAGATCATTATTAAAACAGAAAATCAGAAATTCAGTGTACGTAATGTCAAGAGGTTCGTATTCCAAATTATCAGGTGCCAGATAATAAATTTTCCCTACATCAGTTCCAAGACCACCACTATTAAGAATAAAAATACCTCCAATTGCATCATCAGCAATTAAAAGATATGGTAGTGGCTGTCCATAATCCTGCAATGTTTTCCCTTTGTTCCATTCCGGCAAAGATCTGTTTAACTTATCACTGCCTGAGCCAAGAATTCTTATCCATCCATGATCTACCAGGAGTCCGCCTGTCATATATACAATTGCCCCCATTGGAGAGCGCGTTGTAACCTGAGTTTTATACAAGGCATCTTTTGCTTTACCTGTATCAGCGGGCAGTATTTCCACTTTATTTTTGGCTGATTCTATCCATTCCTTTACAAGAATCCAGCCCGGTTCTTTATCATTGATTAATTCGTTAATAGAAAGCATTTTTGTTTGTCCATAAGTTGTTAGTGAGGATAAGAATAGTATACTGATTGTTAAATATCTTATCATTTTGTCTCGTCTTCTGTCATTAATTAATCTCAATTTTATTATAAGCAATCCATCGTTTTAAATTCCCAACCATTCTTTTTAAGTGATCTTCATTCAGAAAAATATTGGTCCAATAGTCAAATCTGTCGCACTGAACACTTATATAATAGATCATGATTGCTAAGCATGCGAGGGGTACAAGTTTTTTTTCTTCGGCATTCATTGTAGTCACGGTCTCATACCCTTTTATGAAACTGTCAGCTTTTATCTGATATTCCTCTTCGTTCAGATGGGTCGCCAATAGCTGAAACAGGAAATAAGAAATATCAAAGCATAAATAGCCGTTGCCACAAAAATCAAAATCAAAAAATGTAATTTCCTTCTCACTGTCAATGTGCAGATTGTCAAACCAGACATCAAAATGAACAACTCCGTGTCTCATGTTTTGTTGATCTGTATTTTCTATTTTTAGTGTTAAGAAATCAGCAAGATTTTCTAAAAACTCAACCTCACTCCTATTTTTATTATAGAAATTCTTAATTTTTAAAACGGGATCCTTGAGCAGATTTTGGGCATTGTAAGATATTCTCCTCAGTACTGTATTTTCTGCCGATTGGTGCACCTTTGCTAATGCCTGTGCAATGAGGAAGCTGGTTTCGGCTGAAAATTTTGCGGTCTTTATGCCTTTGGCATACGAAAATAAAACGCCAAATCTTTTACCCTCCGGAGCTTCAATTTCCTGGATGAAGCTGTTTGAAATATCTGCAATAGGAAAAGAAACCTGCCGGCCTGCTTCCTTCAGCAGCGTTAAAAGCCTTAATTCTTCTTCAATGTCTAATTTCGTCCGCCAGTTATGGGTATATACCCTGAAAACATATTGGGTTTCATTACCATGAACAATGTATAAATGATTCATGGCGAGCCGGAATATGTTGCATTCCGTTTTGTCGGTTAGCCCATATTTCCGTTGAATAAGCTGCCCCAGCTTTTCTGGTGAAAGTGTACTGTTTATTGTAGGAAATTTCTCCGTCATTAATTCGTAGTTCATAGTCGGTTATAAAATTGATGCAATTTCGGTAACATTTTTGGCTTGTACACCGTTCATCTATATAATTTTTC of the Chryseobacterium aureum genome contains:
- a CDS encoding DUF2625 domain-containing protein; this encodes MLSINELINDKEPGWILVKEWIESAKNKVEILPADTGKAKDALYKTQVTTRSPMGAIVYMTGGLLVDHGWIRILGSGSDKLNRSLPEWNKGKTLQDYGQPLPYLLIADDAIGGIFILNSGGLGTDVGKIYYLAPDNLEYEPLDITYTEFLIFCFNNDLNEFYKDYRWTNWKSDVAKLKGDQVFSFYPYLWTKEGKDISKALKKEFFPLG
- a CDS encoding phosphotransferase, whose amino-acid sequence is MNYELMTEKFPTINSTLSPEKLGQLIQRKYGLTDKTECNIFRLAMNHLYIVHGNETQYVFRVYTHNWRTKLDIEEELRLLTLLKEAGRQVSFPIADISNSFIQEIEAPEGKRFGVLFSYAKGIKTAKFSAETSFLIAQALAKVHQSAENTVLRRISYNAQNLLKDPVLKIKNFYNKNRSEVEFLENLADFLTLKIENTDQQNMRHGVVHFDVWFDNLHIDSEKEITFFDFDFCGNGYLCFDISYFLFQLLATHLNEEEYQIKADSFIKGYETVTTMNAEEKKLVPLACLAIMIYYISVQCDRFDYWTNIFLNEDHLKRMVGNLKRWIAYNKIEIN